A window of Paraburkholderia megapolitana genomic DNA:
CATCGGGTGTGCGCTCGACCCATAGCGCGCTATTGCTGGCGCTCGGCATCGCGTAGTAGGACGAGTCGACTTCGACCAGAGCGAACTGACTGGCGTAGAACCTCAGACGAGCCTCAGCACTTGTGCAGCCCTTCGGATAGAAACGCCCGCTCTTGATAAGCGTCGCATCGGTCCACGACGCAGTGCCGATTCTGATAGACATCGCTCCCCCTTTCGGCGGCTCGCAGACACTACCGCGCTATCGAAAGTCGAGCTTATACTGCGCATTCATAAAGCATCAAGTATCCGACACCCCACCCCGCCCTCCATGACCGAACCGCGACTTATCGAAATCACGCCCGCCACGCATGGCGTCGACCTCGATCTCGTCTATGCCACCTCGCGCAACCTCACCGGCAAAGCCATCTACAAAGAAGCCCACTGCCTGCTGCTCGAACCCGCCGAAACCCGGTTGCGCAAGGCGATTGAAATTGCTCGCGACGCCGCCCTGACACTACGGATTTTCGACGCCTACCGCCCGCGCGAAGCACAACAGGTGCTCTGGGATTTCCTGCCCGATCCCACTTACATCGCCGAACCCGGTCGTGGTTCGAACCACAGCCGCGGCACCGCGATCGACCTGACTCTGCTCGATGCCAGCGGCAGCGAACTCGACATGGGCACGGGTTTCGACGCCATGACGATCGAGTCCGAACACTTTCATCCGGGTCTTCCCGGACCCGTGCAGCGCAACCGTCTATTACTGCTCGGCATCATGCATGCTGCGGGCTTCACGCATATCAAAAGCGAATGGTGGCATTACGAGCTGCCTGGCTCGCGCGCGCTGCCTCTAATCGACGACAGCGCAAGCGGCCCATTGCGTCTCATGTAGTGGCTTTTTTTTCTGGCAAGCTCTACCCCATCCCCTATGGAGTGAGTATGAAACCGGTATTGCGCAATGCATTGGCGGCCGCAGCGATCGCCTCCGTCTTGACCCTGTCGTTCACTGTCGCGAACCCCGCCGCTGCGGCGACACCGAAAGACATGTTCGTCATGGCGACCTTCCTCGACGAATTCACCACGCTCGATCCCGGCGAAGTCTACGAACTCGTGCCCGAAGAATATGTGGCCAATACCTATGACCGGCTGGTGCGGGTCGATCTGAAAGACCCGTCGAAGTTCAACGGCGATGTCGCGCAGTCGTGGACCGTCAGCCCCGATGGACTGACCTTCACGTTCAAACTCCGTTCCGGTCTCAAGTTCCACTCAGGCAACCCGTTGAGCGCCGATGACGTCGCCTGGTCGATCCAGCGCACGGTCCTGCTCGACAAAGGTGCGGCCGCCGTGCTGCAAGGCATCGGTCTGACCAAAGACAACGTGCTCAACAACGTCAAGAAGGGTGATGACGCAACCGTCAGTGTGACGACAGACCAGAAATACGCTCCGACCTTTGTCCTGAACGTGCTCGGTGCGTGGCCTGCATCGGTGGTGGACAAGCAGTTGTTGCTCTCGCATCAGAAAGGCAATGACTTCGGCAACGACTGGCTGCGCACGAACGAGGCGGGCTCCGGCGCCTACAAGCTCGTCAAGTGGACGGCCAACGACAGCATCGTGCTGCAGCGCTTCGACGGTTATCGCTTGCCGCTCGCGATGAAGCGCATTGTGCTGCGTCACGTGCCGGAAGCGTCGAGCCAGCGGCTGCTGCTCGAAAACGGCGACGTCGACGTAGCCCGCAACCTGAGTCCCGACGATCTCGCCGCCCTGACGAAATCCGGCAAGGCATCTGCGACCGCGGTGCCGCAAGCGACGCTGCTGTATCTCGGCCTCAACGTCAAGAATCCGAACCTCGCAAAACCGGAAGTGCAGCAAGCGATGAAGTGGCTGATCGACTATAACGGCATCCAGAGCAATGTCGCGAAGACCACCTACAAGGTGCACGAAACATTCCTTCCGGAAGGTTTTCTCGGCGCGCTGAACACGAATCCGTACCAGCAGAACGTCGCGAAGGCCAAGGCGCTGCTCGCAAAAGCCGGGCTTCCAAATGGCTTCTCCGTAACGATGGACGTGCGTAACGGCTACCCGTATGGCGAAATCGCCGAAGCCGTGCAGGCGAATCTCGCTCAGGCCGGTATCAAGGTTCAGCTCATCCCCGGTGACAACAAGCAGACGCTTGCGAAGTATCGCTCGCGCTCGCACGACATCTATATCGGCGAATGGGCGGCGGACTACATCGATCCGCACAGCAACGCGCAGGGCTTCGCGTGGAATCCGGACAATTCCGAGAAGTCGGCGTACAAGATGCTCGCGTGGCGCAACTCATGGGATATTCCCGAGCTGACGAAGGAAACCAACGCGGCGCTCGCCGAATCGTCGACCACGAAGCGCGCCGAGCTGTACCAGACGATGCAGAAGCAGATGCTGGCCAACTCCCCCTTCGTGATCATGTTCCAGCAGGTCGCGCAGGTGGCCGCACGTCCGGGCGTGACGGGGCTCGAGGTGGGTCCGATCAACGACCTCGTGTCGTATCGCAATCTGAAGAAGCAGTAACGTATGCGGTGAAGGTGAAGCCGTCGTGGCTTCGCCTTCGACCGGGGAACCCATCATGTCGACTCCCCTCACGACGCTCGAGCGCATGCGTGTGCTTTCAGCCGAACGTACCAGCGTGCGCTGGACCTTGCGTCTCGTGCGCTGGATCATCACGCTCGCCATCACCTTCACCGGATTGCTGGCAGTCACATTCGTGATCGGTCGCAAGATTCCGATCGATCCGGTACTGGCCATTCTCGGCGATCGTGCGTCGGCGACAGCCTACGCGGCCGCGCGACTGCAGCTTGGGCTCGACAGGCCACTCGTCGTGCAGTTCCTGATCTATGCGCGCGATGTGCTGCACGGCAACTTCGGTATGTCGCTGCTGACGGCACACCCGGTCATCGAAGACATCCAGCGTGTGTTCCCCGCAACGCTCGAGCTCGCGACGCTGTCCACCATCATCGGTGTGCTGATCGGCGTGCCGCTAGGTGTCGCCGCCGCCGTGCGCCACAACCGCTGGATCGATCACGTTGCACGTTTTGTCGGTCTCGTCGGCAGTTCGGTGCCGGTGTTCTGGCTAGGGCTGATGGGACTCCTGCTGTTCTATGCAAAGCTGCATTGGGTAGCAGGCCCAGGGCGCATCGATCCCGTGTTCGACGGCATGGTCGATACGCATACGGGCAGCCTGCTGGTCGATTCGCTGATTGCCGGCGAATGGGACGTGTTCTTCAACGCGTTCTCGCATATCGCGCTGCCTGCGGCCATCCTCGGTTACTACTCGGTTGCCTATCTAAGCCGGATGACGCGTTCATTCATGCTCGAACAGATGAGCCAGGAGTACATCGTCACGGCGCGCGCGAAAGGTTTGCCCGAGCGTCGGGTGATCTGGCGTCACGCGTTCGGCAATATCGCCGTGCCGTTGCTGACCGTCATCGCACTCACCTACAGCTATCTCCTCGAGGGCTCGGTGTTGACCGAAATCGTCTTCGCCTGGCCCGGTATCGGTTCGTATCTGACAGGAGCGCTGTTGAATGCCGATATGAACGCCGTGCTGGGCAGCACGCTCGTGATCGGTGTCACGTTCATCGCACTCAATCTGCTGACCGATGCGCTCTATCGCGTGTTCGATCCGCGCGCCCGCTGATATCCCGGGGACTTCTTATCACTCAACGCAAACGCAGGACTGGCCGATGAATGCCACGCCCCGACGATGGAAAGACTGGCTGCTGAGCGACACGCCCGCGTCGCGCAAACAGGCGGCGTTCGGCCTCGCCTATCGACGCTGGCAACGCTTCGCGAGCAATCCGCTGTCCGTGTTCGGCCTCGCGATTCTTGCCTTGTTGATCATCGTCGCCGCGATCGGGCCGTTGGTTGCGCCGCACGATCCGCTGCAGCAAGTCCTCTCCGACCGCCTTCTACCGCCCGCTTCGCCGTCGCACTGGTTCGGCACCGACCAGTTGGGTCGCGACATCTTTTCGCGGTTGATCTACGGTTCGCGGCTCACGCTTTCGATCGCGATACTCGTCGTGGTGATCGTGGTGCCGGTCGGTCTGCT
This region includes:
- the ddpX gene encoding D-alanyl-D-alanine dipeptidase is translated as MTEPRLIEITPATHGVDLDLVYATSRNLTGKAIYKEAHCLLLEPAETRLRKAIEIARDAALTLRIFDAYRPREAQQVLWDFLPDPTYIAEPGRGSNHSRGTAIDLTLLDASGSELDMGTGFDAMTIESEHFHPGLPGPVQRNRLLLLGIMHAAGFTHIKSEWWHYELPGSRALPLIDDSASGPLRLM
- a CDS encoding ABC transporter permease, which translates into the protein MSTPLTTLERMRVLSAERTSVRWTLRLVRWIITLAITFTGLLAVTFVIGRKIPIDPVLAILGDRASATAYAAARLQLGLDRPLVVQFLIYARDVLHGNFGMSLLTAHPVIEDIQRVFPATLELATLSTIIGVLIGVPLGVAAAVRHNRWIDHVARFVGLVGSSVPVFWLGLMGLLLFYAKLHWVAGPGRIDPVFDGMVDTHTGSLLVDSLIAGEWDVFFNAFSHIALPAAILGYYSVAYLSRMTRSFMLEQMSQEYIVTARAKGLPERRVIWRHAFGNIAVPLLTVIALTYSYLLEGSVLTEIVFAWPGIGSYLTGALLNADMNAVLGSTLVIGVTFIALNLLTDALYRVFDPRAR
- a CDS encoding ABC transporter substrate-binding protein encodes the protein MKPVLRNALAAAAIASVLTLSFTVANPAAAATPKDMFVMATFLDEFTTLDPGEVYELVPEEYVANTYDRLVRVDLKDPSKFNGDVAQSWTVSPDGLTFTFKLRSGLKFHSGNPLSADDVAWSIQRTVLLDKGAAAVLQGIGLTKDNVLNNVKKGDDATVSVTTDQKYAPTFVLNVLGAWPASVVDKQLLLSHQKGNDFGNDWLRTNEAGSGAYKLVKWTANDSIVLQRFDGYRLPLAMKRIVLRHVPEASSQRLLLENGDVDVARNLSPDDLAALTKSGKASATAVPQATLLYLGLNVKNPNLAKPEVQQAMKWLIDYNGIQSNVAKTTYKVHETFLPEGFLGALNTNPYQQNVAKAKALLAKAGLPNGFSVTMDVRNGYPYGEIAEAVQANLAQAGIKVQLIPGDNKQTLAKYRSRSHDIYIGEWAADYIDPHSNAQGFAWNPDNSEKSAYKMLAWRNSWDIPELTKETNAALAESSTTKRAELYQTMQKQMLANSPFVIMFQQVAQVAARPGVTGLEVGPINDLVSYRNLKKQ